CCGCGAAGCTTCATCAATCATGATCGCGACTTCAATGCGAGTATATGGTTTGGTATTCAGGAACGGTTCGGTAATTAGACCGAGATTAAATAATTTCTCAATTAACGGATAACTCCAATGTGAAAGTGGTACGTTCGGACTAACTTCACCAGCATATAATCCTGCAGGCAAGAAATATAAGGTGAGTAGGAGAATGATAAATCCAAAATTCAAACTCCAAAATCCAAATAAATTACTAAATCTATTAATCATGAATATTTTACAGTTAAAAATTGGATTTGGTGTATTTGACATTTGGATTTTGATGTTGGAATTTCCTCGACGATGACTAAATATTAATATGCGCCGCGGCAAAATATTACGGCTGGGATTGTTTTCAGTAGAATTTTGAAATCCAACCATAACGACCAGGTATCAATATATTCCAAATCCATTTTCATCCAGGTATCAAACCCGAGTTCGCTCCGACCACTTACCTGCCAGATACAGGTTA
The bacterium genome window above contains:
- a CDS encoding sugar transferase — its product is TCIWQVSGRSELGFDTWMKMDLEYIDTWSLWLDFKILLKTIPAVIFCRGAY